The segment AGGTATAGAGATACAATATCATTTTCATGTGCAGCTACGCAGGAAAAATTGTGAAAGGAAAAACCCAATATGTgtaccatttttattttgtgctttCAGGATTTTAGCAACAATATTTATGAAGTCTTCTTGTCCCTCCTCTGTCCTGCAGGTCAGAAACTAAATTGTGGTCACCGCTTTCATCTGAGGAAGGGAGGACACATCCGTACAAGATGAATCTTGCATCAGAGCCacgggtgtgtgtgtctgctgtctcAGTATCAAAGCTGGATGTTTAAAATGACTCCCCCCTCCATTTAGATTTGAAATCGGGAATCCCATTCACAGGTAGCCATACAGTTTCTGGAAGCCTGCAAGTTCCTTTCCCACTACGCCCCCACAAAGGCTTATGgtctatttgtcttttttttttctttgtttaatacTGCCAACGATGAAGTCATTGTTTACTTCCCAACAGGAGGTTTCCTAGGAGACGGTAATTTATCAGCCAAGCTCTGACGCAAGCCTCAGTTCCTGCCCGCTGAGTGGAAAGTTGAGGCCAAAGTGTGAATTCATGTAGGAAACGGTGTGATGTGTCCCAACCTCTGTGTGTTTCACAAGTCACAGATGTGCATTTTTCTCACCCACACACGTTTCAAGCGCTTGTGTGGCGTCTGTCACTTTGATTTCGCttcactgttttattattttaaaccatTGCTTCATACCTTTTAGGCTATTATAACATCGGTCAGTGCTACAGTTGTGTGTTCAGTTTCTTTGTGTAAGTTTACTTGCTCGCAGAGACTCTGGGGTATTCTGCAATTTAAATGACTGATGCTTGAAGCATGAGCTATATTTGGAGGCATTTCCGTGTTCCCACTGTGAAGCATGAGCTACATTTGGTGGTATTTATGTGCCCACTTTGATGGCATGCCAGCGACATGATGTGTTTGTCTTTCAAGGCCGTTAGGTTTAGCTATAATTAAGGCATAATCTACAGTCATACATTATCCTGCTAAATTATGTGTGACTTTGAGTCAAACTAGGAGCAGCAGTTGAAGAAGCAAATTAGtctgttttgatgttttcagtTGAACAGTTTACCAAGCCTCAGTTTTTTAAAGTCTGCAGTTGCAACATTATTGAATTCACTGTTGAAAACGCTAGAGGTTGGGTGTTTTCAAATATTGAGTAATGTTAATAGTATCACAATGTTGACTGCATGTTTCTGCAAGTGTGTAAAGAATTTGAAAATAAGATGAGTTCATCTGAAGGCTTCAAAAGTTGTGACAACCATTTCATAACTAAGAGGTTATGCATGATTCAGACAGAGTGCCAGTTCTTTCACAAAAATCTGATACCTGCACTCACCACCTGTTGCTTGGTTCCTCACAATTTTGCAGGAGGTGAAACCCATAGGCTCGACCCACAACAGGAGCGCCCTGCCATTTTCTGGTTTTGGCCCCAAAGTTGTGACCAACCAGTACAACAACCCCTCTGGTCTCTACTCTTCAGAGAACATCAAGAGCTTCAACTCCGCTGTGGACGAAGTTCAAACCATGGCTGCTGTTAATGAGCCCAACAACAAGTAAGATAAGTCTGAGATGACACCACTTTAGCCCCGTCCAAATTGAGACTGGAGCCCAAGGGGGTCATGATTTAGTCAACACAGAAATGCATTACCATTGATGTCCTTTACCAAAGCTGTAAAAGCATTGCTTGAGTTTAAAAGGGTCTCTGTGGAAGTTCGATTGCAGAGAAGTTGGAGCTGGGTCaatcaaataataattttcactcACCTCATCAATATCTAATACTGACAGTATTTTATGtttgattattgtttttttttaataataaaaaaataatatgtatttttatttttttataatgatATTTAAACGTTAGATGAGTAATATATTGCCTCACAAAGGCACGCAGTGCATCTAAGAATCAATTATTTCATTGATAGAACAACACTCCCAGTAGAGTTATGATTAGTTCTCTTAGCAAAAATTGAGCTTGCAAGATTTAGGCTAGCTCCCAAAATGCTGGGTACAAATCAACGTTAGTAATTTGGATCCTTCTAAACAgaagcaattttatttttagtcaaCAATGAAGGTGTCTGAGACCAAGAcaagtgcagtgtttcccacagaactGTGGTGGCAGCTttcttattattaattattacatGCATGCATAGACCGAACAAAAGGTGCTCCACTGCTTATATTTACCACTGCTTTATATTTATTGCTAATATTGCCAGGTATTTTGTGATCAATTAATAACAGAACAATCCAGTATAAAGGCTACAGCTCCATTGCTTCACGCTGTGTATACACAGTAAAGAAGAGAAATCTGCTTTCTCACCGTCCTTGCTTCTACATCTCTGTTTGCTTCTCTTGGACTTGAAACGCTGTCAATGTCTCAACATCAGggatgataaaaacaaaagttgttGTCACCTGAGAAGGTTTTGACATTTATGCATCCTGTGACTCCTGCGGACATATTGAAATGTACAAACTTGCTTTGTAGAGCTCCGTCAGATCCATCGCAGACAGGCAAGCGGCCGCCTGTAGTAGCAGATTCAGAGGTTTACAAGATGCTACAGGAGAACCAAGAGTCTGATGAGCCTCCTCGACAATCTGCTTCATTCAAAGTGCTTCAGGAGATTCTTGAGACAGGTACGAATCCTGGTTATTACTCACAGCTTCCTCAAAGGTAATCAAGAATTTCTCTTTTACAGTGTATGACTTTGGGGCACACACTTTCAGTTTTCATTAGAAAACCGATATAtttggtttttctgtttctttggtTTCATTCCTGGTTACTTATTGCTTAAAATGACAAAGTTCTAATGACGAGAAATACTATAGATGTGTgtacaaccagtggaacctcagaaaGCATGTTAAGATTGTTTATCTCTGTTTGATGTTTATAGGCGACTCTGATAAACCGTCAGGATTCAGGAGTGTGAAAGCACCTTCAACAAAGATTGGGTCATCAGTGGGGAACATAGAGAAGTTACCCACCTGTGACAAATGTGGATCCGGGATTGTGTAAGTATTTTATGATTCCTCAATACTGTTTTACAGCTCTGAGGAAGTGCACCAGAGCCAATAATGGCCCCAATGTTATTATGGGCCCCAGTGTTGTTGTCTCTGTTTGGAGTTTGTCTCCACCTTGTGGCTGAATTTAGTTAAGACCACAGGACAATTGTGTCACCTGTTTTCCTGAAgtcctgttgctgctgttgcctTTCAGTTAGCTCATATTCATGGATTTCTCCCAAAACATATTCTAtacatgttttacatttgaGTGGAGTTTTCTGTTTTAGATCAGGATCCCTAAAAAACTGTTAGTTTCTTGTGACGATCATTTCATTCTTTGTAGAGTTTGTGCCATTTTTGAAACGTATGAAAATTAACTTTGTTTCTGCATCTTGAACTGTTTGCATCAATGGCATGAAGCACCTGATGTAGCAAGAAAAATATTGCAGCCCTGGTTTAGGTTATGacttatttatatattcagTGTTGGGCCTCACTAATGCTCTTATGGCTG is part of the Micropterus dolomieu isolate WLL.071019.BEF.003 ecotype Adirondacks linkage group LG15, ASM2129224v1, whole genome shotgun sequence genome and harbors:
- the pdlim1 gene encoding PDZ and LIM domain protein 1, which produces MPLRVVVQGPGPWGFRLVGGKDFEQPLTISRVTPGSKAAQANLSIGDMILAIDGEPTENMTHLEAQNKIKGCIEEMVLSIDRSETKLWSPLSSEEGRTHPYKMNLASEPREVKPIGSTHNRSALPFSGFGPKVVTNQYNNPSGLYSSENIKSFNSAVDEVQTMAAVNEPNNKAPSDPSQTGKRPPVVADSEVYKMLQENQESDEPPRQSASFKVLQEILETGDSDKPSGFRSVKAPSTKIGSSVGNIEKLPTCDKCGSGIVGMVVKLRDKFRHPECYTCTDCDINLKQKGHFFVEDQIYCEKHARERVTPPEGYDVVTVFPK